One region of Anoplopoma fimbria isolate UVic2021 breed Golden Eagle Sablefish chromosome 10, Afim_UVic_2022, whole genome shotgun sequence genomic DNA includes:
- the LOC129097691 gene encoding uncharacterized protein LOC129097691, with protein sequence MKRSAGQLLDMPTKQRIKEPQVLDAVIKVAELLSTIRHKTIDLKKPAGAKWTIGNLDDTIYSGKENVVYGWNKFYLQDKVSMQVVGKVEGTSCPCGQLVLMTCEDKKVYAYDGEELHLVASSLKQLIEEGIEYPSDKTYYEGEAFKNMTDKDWEKVRKGPEGKRLDEEHRKLVTAKKSKFLESLLSINLYDKTRSLELLKFDILRFVFFY encoded by the exons ATGAAAAG GTCAGCAGGCCAGCTGTTGGATATGCCTACTAAGCAGCGAATCAAAGAACCTCAAG TTTTAGATGCTGTGATAAAGGTGGCAGAGCTTTTGTCCACAATTAGACACAAGACTATCGACTTAAAGAAGCCGGCGGGAGCAAAGTGGACGATTGGAAACCTGGACGACACCATTTACAGTGGGAAGGAGAACGTGGTGTATGGGTGGAACAAATTTTACCTTCAAGATAAAGTGAGCATGCAGGTTGTGGGTAAGGTGGAGGGGACCTCATGCCCGTGTGGCCAGCTCGTCCTGATGACCTGTGAGGACAAAAAGGTGTATGCCTACGATGGAGAGGAGCTGCATTTGGTGGCTTCAAGCCTGAAGCAGCTGATTGAAGAGGGAATAGAGTATCCATCAGACAAGACCTACTACGAAGGGGAGGCATTCAAGAACATG ACCGACAAGGACTGGGAAAAAGTGAGGAAGGGTCCCGAGGGGAAACGCTTGGACGAAGAGCACCGTAAACTGGTGACAGCAAAGAAGTCCAAATTCCTGGAGAGTCTACTATCTATTAATCTATACGACAAAACACGATCACTGGAGTTGTTGAAATTTGATATATtaagatttgtatttttctattga